The nucleotide window CTGACCCCCACCATGCCACCTATATCAGCATGCCAGGTCTCCAGGGAGCCTACAGTCTGAGTTGGTTAGATGGCTGGCCCGCCCTCTGCCCAGGAACCAGGGGTGGGTTGGACCAGGGCCTGTCCCTTTCAACACAGGACCAGCGACTCATCAGGAGTATATCAGCAGCCTCCTGAGGCTCCACAGGTGCAGTGGGCATCAGCCTTGTCCTCTGGCCAGCCCCGGGAGGCTCACACCACTCCAGCCCAGACAGGCAGCGGCCACAGGGAAGAAGCAGTCCCACCCAAGCCTTGGTGGGGGCTCAGCTTCCAGCAAAGGGAAACAGATCCATTCCAGTCAGAGGAGCTTCACATGGAAGAGGCAGCCAAGCTGAACAAGACATCCCCTTTGGGCCTGAACACATGGATCCAGCCAGAATCCCAGAGTCAGGAGTCACCCCTTCCCTGCTTCCAGATACAGCATCTCTAGCCATAGTGACTCCACCCCTTGCTCACTGGGACACTCAAAGCTTAGCTAGACTacgcctcagtttccccatctgtaaagtaggGAGGACCACAAGCCTGACCTTACAGGACAGTATGACGATGAAACATGTTGTTGAGCATAGGAAGCTTAGCAGGGGCGCTAGACATAGCTTCACCCACAGGCTTCCGCTGTGGACCCTCCAGGATACCCCAGGCTTCAGTGAGGGCTCACTGACCTTCAGGGCACACTTCTGCCCAGTGCGCCGATGGAAGCACTCCAGCACTTTGCCGTTCACACCCAGGCCCAGCACCTGCTTGGACAACTGGTAGTCGTCGGTCACTGCGTACTTCTTGGGCTCCCGCCGCCCCCCCGGAGCACCGCCCAAGCCGGGTCCGCCGGGTGCAACTGGCGGAGGCACAGGGCCTCCCTGCTCCTCTGCTGTTTCACCATCCATGGCCCCCGCGGGGCGCTCAGAGGCGGCCCCAGTCTGGCGCTTCTAGTGGCACCTGGGGGAAAGGGGAAGAGTGAGTCCCGCCCAGACTTTTCCAACACACGCCAGCCTTGGAGCCTCTGAACTGGGCTGGGCTGCGAGTCCGGGGCAAGCTGGGAGTGCTGGACGAACGGCCTGAGAGTACAGACGTGCAGCAGGGGGCGGTGGTCGCGCGGCCGGGTACAAGCGAGCGCCGCCCGGGCACGTGTCAAGAAGGGAAGGGGCCGGGCGCCTAATGGCCGCGAGGTCCCCGGGGGAGGCCGCAGAAGGGGCCCAGCGAGGGCGTACCTGGCGGCAACGCACCTTGCTGAGGTATCGGCGAGGGGCAGGAGAGGCTGTCGCGGGAGCTGGCGGCCGCAGAGCGCCCAGGGCCGAGAGTCCCGCTGCCGGTGCCCACGTGACCTCCCCCCCCCAACTCCACCCCCCGCTCCCTGCGCGTCATCCCAACTTGGGGCCCCGCTAGGTCAGCCTTAAAGGGCCAGGCGGGCCCCGGCTGGGTCCCGCCCCCGAGCCGCAACAAAATAGGAGGCGTGGCTTCCCGAGGGGGCGGTTACTTCCTCTGTTTCCAGGGACACCCAGGGAGGCCCCTGCACTGGCAGTCCGCTACTATGCGGGTCCCGGGTTTTACTCGCAACCTGGAACGTGACAGCGCAGGACGTCTTATTTCTCTTGAAAGCTCTCCTTGAGTCGGGTGTTTGCTCTGCACGCTGCCAGGTGGCCCTCCAGTATGGCTTGCTAGGCTTCCGACTTGCCTAGTGGTGGCCAACCCTCAGCGTactcaactttttaatttttgccaacaTGCCGAGGGAAGTGGCATCTCGTCGTTGTTGAATTCGCCACTCTTTAGCCTCTGGTGGCTCTGGGCGTCTCCAGCACTGGCGACTGCCCCCTTTTGTGCAGCTCCCGCTCATGCCCTTGACTCGCTGCTTCCCGTTGGTATATACAGCGTCCTGGGGACCAGAAATCTCGAGTTGCCATTTGATCAGATCCTCCAACTTTTCACCTTATGGTTTGGGCTTTTGGCGTCGTGTTTAAAAACTCTCTGCCTCCCATCCGAGTGACAGATATTCTCCATTAGCTTTCTAGTTTTGCCTTGCACATTTAAGTCTCTGTTAAGCCCATCTTAGACTACCTTACGTATTttgagccagttttcccaacaccggcTGTCAAACaactctcatttcacagatgaggaaagtgggaCCCCTGGGCAGAAAACAACTTGTCTAGAGCCATAGGGAGGGTGGCTGTGGCTGTCTTCTGGGACAGATCTGAACTACTCGCGCACATCACATCACTCCCCCAATCCGGAAGCGGAGGGACCTGAGCAAGCTGGCTCACTTGGAACTGGGAAGGTGCGGCTCAGGGCAGGGGCTCTGCATCGGCCTCTGCTGTCATCTACAGGCCATCTATAGGACTGCAGGTACCAGGACCTCGGTCCCCCTCAGAGGCGTCTTCCAGCCATCCTATTCCTGGCTCCGGAATTTAGGCCCAGTGAGTGCCTTCCCCTCAGCCCCACTGGTtaacacacgcacactcacagaCCCCTGGGCTGCATGTCCAGGCTCATCAGAGAAGTAGCTCTTGGAAAGATGATCTTCTgtcaatgaatgagtgaatgagtgactgaAAGGGTGCTACAACTTATTAGTGGGTACCCACTGTGTGCAGATGTTGAGTGGAGATGGGGATGGGGCTCTGCCCCTATTTCTTTCAGGCAACCTTCAAGCTAGCAGTGTTCAGTGAAGCAGGAGGCTCCAGACAATAGCCTCAGCTGGCCATAGTGAACACTTCTTGCAGACCAGATGCTGGGAATGTGCTCTCCCTGCAACCCCCTGACCTTACAGAGACTAGAGGAGGTCACACTATCCCTTCTGCCCCACACTACAGACACACAGGACGGaaaagcccagagaggttaagtgacctgTCTGAGGTCAGAAGCTGTCATGACAGAGCCCCCATTCCAACTCCAAAGCACAACCTCAGGGCTGGGCTCTTATCCTCAAATCATGGCCTCTCCTAGTCCTTTCTGGCTCCTCACACAGCCACATGTGCAAACATActctcacacatatacacatgcagtCACACCtttacacatgtgcacacacatgcatataacacatgtaaacacacatgcacataacacacatgcacacagatacacatgcacatgtgcacacacacatgcatttatGCCCAGCTGGACCCAGGATTGATGTCCCTGAGCCCAACCTGAGAATCTGATTCACGATCTCAGAGCCTCTTTGAAAGCCCTATGATCTGGAATCTTCTACTGCTGGGGGGAGCCAAAGAAGGCTCTGCTCTCTGAAGGCAACTAGTTTGAGCCTGGTGAACCTGAGGCTGAGCAAGATGTCATTCTGGTGAGCAGAAGGCTAGGCAGCTGAGGGTGAAGGCTGGCTCCTTGCCCCAGCCAAAGGCATCTCACTGAATGTTCTGTGAAGatgtcttctttctttaaaatggagTTAGATTATAACTGCTCTACaaattttataattgtattttttaagctggtctctttttattaaaattttaagttgcATAAGTAAAACTTCCTCATTGTAATTAATTCAAATTATACAGAAGTATGAAAAGTAAAGCAAAGGTGCTGCTTCTCCCCTCCCAGTCCCTATAACCAGTGTCCATGCTTCCACAGGCACACGCATTCCCCACATGGGTCCATCGGAGAGATGCCTTGAAACTACTCACTTAGCCCAGGAAAGTCAGAATACGTGGTTTCCCTTAGTGCTCATGTTCCAGCAACCACCTGCCACATCCCCTCCACAATGATGGGAGGATTTGGCATGCAGGATGGCTAGGCCTGGTCAGGAGTGGGTTCGTGGTGGCAGACTCTGCCACACAGCCCTTCATATAGCTGTGTGTCCAAGGGGACAGAGACTTTGGAATAGCTTAAAGTGAGGGGGGCTAagtcctacacacacacacacacacacacacacacacacacagacacacacacacacattctgtcCTTCCTGGAGAGGGGAGGCTGCACATGGTGAGAGGATGGAGGCCAAATGAGCGAGACTTCGGGGAAGGCACTGCTGTGTATTCTTGTGATTCATCGTGTGATTGTTCTGGGTAGGGAGTGGCAGGGGAATCTTGCAGTAAGGTCAATccctggagtgcaggtgagggattATCCTAGAAGGGAGGAATCTATGGAGATTTGGCTAGTGAGGGCATGAGAGGGGGCACCGCTAGGTGGCAGTGTGGGCCCAGCAATCAGAGCCAGGGCTTCTAGGAAGCAGCCAGGGCAGGAGAATTAAGTACTAAGTTGGCCAGAGGGACCCAACTTAGTACTTGGGGCAGAACAGGGGCACATCATTGTTCCCAGCATGCAGGTGAGGTGCACAGTGCTgtcatattcacacacacacacaaatagttgCAAGGCCAAAACCCTTGGGACCCTTTGGTTTACACATAGATCGCATAATCACTGACCTCTGTAGGAGATACTTTCAAAGGGACACCCATGGTGCTCTGACATTGACAGGCCTGGGGGCAGAGAAGCTTCACTGAGGACCTTAAAGCTGGATGTCTAGGAGTCGGCAGATCACCAGCACCCATAGAGGAAGTAGGAGAAAGTGTGTAGGCTCCTGGCTTAAACCATTACTTGCCAGCTGGGAGATCTAAGGTATATTGtaacctctccatgcctcagtttcctcacctgtaaagagGAGATaagtgcttgacacatagtaagtgttcagttGAATAGTCATGGTGAGGGGGAAGAAGTATAGTTTTGGTAGAGAGCTTGGGATTTGGCCCCATAAGAGACCCAAGTTCAAAATTGTAACTCCATTGCCTGGCAGCCGCAAAGTCCTTTTGTCTTCATAGTAATGAGACGGTAGACAGTTCCTACTGGTAAGTCAGTTGTCCACACAGGGGCCGCATACCAGGCTATCCAGGTATCCCAGCCCTCAAAGTGGGTTATAAGGTATCCATCCCCCCTACCCCCTTTCCAAGAAAGTGGCTTCTGACCAACTCAGGAGGGGGCTGGCAGAGTTGCACTCATGAAGCCCGGCTTCCCTTCAGGAAAGCTACAGAGAAGTGACTGCCCCGAAATCTGAAACTTAACCATTTTTCCCCCAGTTTCACAGGGTTTTGCTTTCAGGTTTCTTTTGCCCTCTGCCATTCTGGGCAGAGCAAGCTGAGCCCTGTCTTCCCTGGACGCTATCGTTCAGGCCCTTCAACATGGCCAGGGGTCTATCATCCCTGCCCAGGATCTCAAAGCTAGACTCCTTTCTGGGGACCCTGGGGGCACACACTgggagggggttgggggtggggagtggaccCTGCAGCCTCTCCAAATGCCACAGTTCTTCTGGCCCAAGGGTTTGGAGGATATTCACATAGACCCTATAGTCCTTCAAGATGCTCCATAGTGAATCCAGTGAACTGAAAAAAGGTGGAGAGGGTCCTGGTAGGAGTGTGGGCTTCTGATTCAGAGCTGGGATCAAGCTCTTACCCTGCCATTTCCTAGCATTTGTTCCCTGGGGCTGTCTTCTGTCTGCATAACGGGAGCAACACCAGTTGTAGAGGATCAAATGCAGCAAGTACTCCCTGTAGATAAGAGCGAGTGTTACTACTCTGCCCCCGCCATCCTGCCCCAACCTCTATCACCCTACTCCCAGATTATCTCCCTATGTTTTGAGCTGCAGGACTCTctctctcagcattttttttctggcgtggggtgggggtggtgggcacCAACCCAGAGTCCGGGCCATCTGGGGCTGTCTCTGCTTCCTTCTCAAATCTGTAGTCTCTTCTACCCTGACTGGCAGGGCCGGCCAGAAACCAGTGCCAGCCAAGACTGGATGGTCTGCCTGATTCGAAAAGTTGGGATGTGCTTTCTCTTTCAACTCTTTTAAAGAAAACGTTCTTGTCTGGATCTTTCTGGCTGTGGTGACCGCCGGCTTGACCCCAGTGGACCCACTCATTTCTGGAACCGTCCTCTGCACCCCGCCCTGCCCTAAGTCCCGCTCCAGACCTCACCCCATGCCACCCAATCCGACACCCGACACACAGAGTCCTAGGGTCCAGGAGCGGCCGTCCCAACACGGGGCACTTTCACACGCCGACAGACCTCCATCGAGGAGCGGCTTGCAGGGAGGACAAGCCCGGGACTCCGCCCCCCGCCCTGCCACGAGTTCCACCGCGAGATAAGAGGGCCCTTCCCCAACGACGCAGAATGCCAGAAGGCAATCTGGGCGCGGGTTGCTGAGCCCGGGCCCCTCCTTAACTTCCCCGACCCGGTCTTTCCCCACTGATCTCTCCGTCCTGCCCCGCTGGGTAGCTTCAGCCCCGAGTCCACGCGCTGCTATTGGCCCTCCCCGACCGCTCGGCTCCACCTTCAGCGTCGCGATTGGTCGGCTCGCGGGGCCCCGCCCCGTTTTCCTGGAAAGTTCTTGGAAATCTGTCAAGGTATTTCCTTTCACTGCCCAGGGCTCCAGACCCGGCGACGGCGCCCGCGCACCCCGCCCGGGCCCCACCGCTCAGCCCGCGGTTCTAGGAAGACGCCGCTTCCGGGAAGGGCTGGAACGCGGCAGACAAAGGATTAGGCAGCAGCTCGCCCCGCCCCGCTTGTCTGGCCCGCCCCCCTAGCCCTCGCAGGCAGTCCGCGCCACTGCCTCTCAGTCCCTGCCCTGCGCCCGCGCGCCCCAGGAGCCTACCCAGCACGCGCTCCGCGCCCACTGCTTCCCTCCCGCCGCCGCCGTCCAGCCGAGTCCCCACTCCGGAGTCGCCGCTGCCGCGGGGACATGGTCCTCTGCGTTCAGGGGTAAGCGCGGCTCTCTGCCCCCTCCCAGCCACCATGAGGGGCGCACGGGAGAACAGGGGCTTCGTGCTAGCTGCCGGGCATTGGGAGGGCTTGACGGGCCAGAGGTGACTGAGCGCAGACGGACCTCAGGAGCGAGGCTCTGTGTGGGGCTGTGACACTCCCACGCCCCGCCCCCACACACTCACCTCAATTCCCACTGTGGATTGGGAAACCGGGGGCTGGCCGGCTAAAGGAGGAACTCACAGGGTGGGCTCAGCCTGGGTTCTCACTGGAGCAGATGGATGCTAACGGCAGGGCGTCCCCCAAGATGTGGCCAACAATCCCAGATATTCTTCTGGGCCCAGAGCACTCTACGTTAGCCTGCCTGCTGCCCTGCCTGCTAGTAACCTTGGACCAGCCCCTGGCCCCCTCTGTCCTGGTGtcccctctcctgccccaggctAGCAAGTAGGCTCTTCTTGGGAAGCCAGCCGGAGATCCTTGCCTTTCCTCAGGCTGGCACCTGATGGTCAGCAACTCTCGGGAGGCCCTGGGTTTGGCCTGGTCCTGCTTGGGGTACCCCCACAATCGTCTCACAACCCTGTCTCAGCCCAGTCTGGGATCCCAATGTGAGAAGGACCTTGGCTCCTGCCTCTCATCTTCAAATTTCCCAGACTTGAGGTAGGGGACAGTGGAGAGGGGATGCTGATAAGACAGAATCTTGACCTGAGCTGAGCATTCCTGGCCATCCACTCTGTCCTGAACCTCAGCAACCCCTTCAACCAAAGGGTCTGATGCTGGCCTGGTGATCTGACAGGAGCTCAGGAAGCtccaaggagagaggaagaaggtaTAAATGGGTGTTCTGCACTCAGGGAGGACTGGGTGGCTGTGCTTATCACAACTGGCCTGGTGCCAAGTCAGGGAGGGTGGAAGGTGAGGCCAAGAAAGAGGACATggaggtgctgggaaaactactTCTCCCTTGCTGTCTCCAGCAAATTCCTTCCTCCTGTCTGCATTCTGGGACTCCTGAATACCTGCCCCTCTACTGCCTTCCACCCCAGGAGCCTCCCCCTGCATTCTGGGGTCCCATAGCCTCTTTCACTTTTTACCCTAGGTGAGCACCTCCTTGTAAGCTCAGGGCCACTGTTGGGTGTTGGGGAACAAAGTTTTTAACACACTGCTGTGCTCCAAAGCAGGCACACACATGTACCTAGAACACACCAGCCACTGTCCCTACCATGATGATGACACAGCCATGGACACACCCCTGCCCAGGTACACACTCACCAGGAGCTTGTGGCGATCAACACAGCTATTCATACACCCAGCTACCACATCAGCCCCAGAGGTGCCCACACCTACATGTGGGATCTGAGGACCGGCTAAGCTATCTGGATGTGGCCACCCACAGAGGTTCCAGCCTGACTGGCTAGCCACCAACCTTGCTCCTGGGAAGGTAGCTCTGGGCCCCAGCAGGCAGGTCATCTCAAAATTTGGCCTCCAGCTCTCCAAGAGGGATTTCTGAGCTCCCACAGTACAGCCAGGGTAGGTGTGGAAAAGTTTTTGGCAGGCTGTGGTGTGCCAGAGTTGTGTGGCCCTTTCTCACTGTGAGTGGTCATAGGGCCATGATTTGTTAGAACCTAGAGGGTCACCTATAACCTACACAGGAGTCAGGTCTGGCTCCTGCCACCAGCTCCTGCCTACCCCTTCCTGCCTCACAAGCAATACTGGTGCTGTTTGCCCATGCTGTCCTCTCTACCTGGGGTCCCTTCCCCCAGCTCCTTCCTTTGGCCTGGAAGACTCAGCTCAGGAGCAAGCAGACCCTGACTCCCCCATGACACCTGCAGTTTTATGACTTTGCATTATAATTACTCTTAGTGTCATCTTCCCCAGCCAGTCTGGTTCTCCTTGAGGGCAAGGCCATGGTTTCATTATCGCAGTGTCCTGAGGCCCAGCCAGGGACTAGACCCAGAACTAAGGCTTGGAGATGTATTTTGCAAGGAGTGAGGGAGGAGCAGCAGTCTTCCTGGGGAAGTAGAGCCAGTCCCTGCTGCCCTCCCAAGGAGGAAGCCCTAGTATCACCCTGCTGGGTGGGCTTCCCCTAGGAGAAAGCTGCTACTCAGATTTTGGTCGGCTCAGTTCCCCCAACCCCAGCCATCCAAGAATATGGTGTTACTGAACCTCTCAGTGTATGGGTTGGTGGGACCCTTTATTGCGGAAaagagaaactgaagcccagtgaAGAGCAAGCTTTGTATAAGATCATAGAGCCTGGTAGGGCTGGCTTGCCAGGGTGGGATCTGGAGTGTGGGTTAGGTCCCTGCCCTTTGGTGGGAGCTCATACTGACAGGAGGTGAGACTTGCCAGTGCCTTTAGAGGCCACTGTCCACCCCAGACCCTCCACTGGGAGAAGCAGAGGCCAGGATAGGCTGACTTGTATGGGTAGGGGATTATTTCAGTCTCTAAGTCCTGGCCAGTGTGGACCTAGGTCCCTCTGAGAGACATTCCTATCCATGGGGAGGTAGCATGTGACCTCAGGCAGCCTACCATAATCCTGGGGCTTCTCTGGAGGACCCCACACAGATCTATCGTAGGATAAATCTACCTGTCTATTGTAGACCTATCTCTCAACTAGGACCGTTCATCAGTGGGCCATTtaatcagcccacctcagccagGAGGGCACAAACATGAAGCTACTTTGCACTGAATCCTTTGCACTGAATCCAATCCAGTGTGGTGAGAACATTAGAAATGCCTATAGGGAATGATCTGTGTTTTTGGTTGATATAAAATAGTGATTAATTACTGTTTAGTAAATGCAGGGCAGTGGAAAAGAATCTTTCAAAAGAGGATCCCCACATGGAAACAATCAAGGTGGCTTTTGTGATGACAAGTGGGGAACGAGATACTGGACTAACTGAGCCCATGGCTGGGTAgaggggaagctgaggctcatAGTGAGATGGGCCAGCCAGAGGTCATAAAACTAGTCTGGGGCATAGGGGGGTCTCTGGAGATGGGGGAAGCATGGGTCCTCCACTCACTGCTCATCCACTGCCTTCTAGACCTCGTCCTTTGCTGGCTGTGGAGCGGAGTGGGCAGCGGCCCCTGTGGGCCCCGTCCCTGGAACTGCCCGAGCCAGTCATGCAGCCCTTGCCTGCTGGGGCCTTCCTCGAGGAGGTGGCAGAGGGTACCCCAGCCCAGACAGAGAGTGAGCCAAAGGTGCTGGACCCAGAGGAGGATCTGCTGTGCATAGCCAAGACCTTCTCCTACCTTCGGGAATCTGGTGAGTCTGAGGGGGAAGGCAGGCCTTTTCCTGAGTAGTCTGGTGGGAGAAGCTTAGTTCTGCCTTTGAGTCTGATTTGGGAGGCATAGCCCTGCCCAGGAGAGTCTGATGGGAGAGGCACAGCCCTCTCTAGGGAAGTGTGAAGCGGGAGGCACTGCCTTGACTTGCCCTGGATTGGTTACCCCAGCTAATTTCCACTATGTCCCTTGGCCCCCTCTGCACTTGCCTAGGCTGGTATTGGGGTTCCATTACGGCCAGCGAGGCCCGGCAACACCTGCAGAAGATGCCAGAAGGCACATTCTTAGTACGTGACAGCACCCACCCCAGCTACCTGTTCACGCTGTCAGTGAAAACCACTCGTGGCCCCACCAATGTGCGCATTGAGTATGCCGACTCCAGCTTCCGTCTGGACTCCAACTGCTTGTCCAGGCCACGCATCCTGGCCTTTCCGGATGTGGTCAGCCTTGTGCAGCACTATGTGGCCTCCTGCACTGCTGATACCCGAAGCGACAGCCCTGATCCTGCTCCCACTCCGGCCCTGCCTATGCCTAAGGAGGATGCGCCTAGTGACCCAGCACTGCCTGCTCCTCCACTAGCCACTGCTGTACACCTAAAACTGGTGCAGCCCTTTGTACGCAGAAGCAGTGCCCGCAGCCTGCAACACCTGTGCCGCCTTGTCATCAACCGTCTGGTGGCCGACGTGGACTGCCTGCCACTGCCCCGGCGCATGGCCGACTACCTCCGGCAGTACCCCTTCCAGCTCTGACTGTGCGGGGCAATCTGCCCAGCCTCACCCAGTCGCACCCTGGAGGGGACATCAGCCCCAGCTGGACTTGGGCCCCCACTGTCCCTCCTCCAGGCATCCTGATGCCTGCATACCTCTGGCAGCTGGCCCAGGAAGAGCCAGCAAGAGCAAGGCATGGGAGAGGGGAGGTGTCACACAACTTGGAGGTAAATGCCCCCAGGCCGCATGTGGCTTCATTATACTGAGCCATGTGTCAGAGGATGGGGAGACAGGCAGGACCTTGTCTCacctgtgggctgggcccagaccTCCACTCGCTTGCCTGCCCTGGCCACCTGAACTGTATGGGCACTCTCAGCCCTGGTTTTTCAATCCCCAGGGTCGGGTAGGACCCCTACTGGCAGCCAGCCTCTGTTTCTGGGAGGATGACAGGCAGAGGAACTGAGATCGACAGTGACTAGTGACCCCTTGTTGAGGGGTAAGCCAGGCTAGGGGACTGCACAATTatacactatttatttatttattctccttGGGGTTGGTGTCAGGGGTGAGCCAACCCCACCTCTATGCCCTGAGCCCTGGTAGTCCAGAGACCCCAACTCTGCCCTGGCTTCTCTGGTTCTTCCCTGTGGAGAGCCCATCCTGTTGCTGGAACCAAGGCAATCCTGGATGTCCTGGTACTGACCCACCTGTCTGTGAATGTGTCCACTCTCTTCTGCCCCCAGCCATATTTGGGGAGAATGGACAACTACAATAGATAAGAAAATGCAGCCGGAGCCTCAGTCCCCAGCAGAGCCTGTGTCTCACCCCCTCACAAGACAGAGCTGTATCTGCATAGAGCTGGTCTCACTGTGGCGCAGGCCCGGAGGGAGTGCCTGTGCTGTCAGAAAGAGGGGGTGCTGGTTTGAGGGCCGCCGATGCAGTTCTGCTAGGTCTGCTTCCTGCCCAGGAAGGTGCCTGCACATGAGAGGAAAGAAATACACATCTGATAAGACTTcatgaaataataattataacgAAGAACAGTTTGGTGGTCTTTTCTCTTCCACTGATTTTTCTGTAATGACATTATACCTTTATTACCTCTTTATTTTATTACctctataataaaataatacctttCATGTACAGAGCCCTCAATGGGGCCGCTTTTGAGTTGTGTACACAATGTGTCCCCTTTGATCTTGTTATCATTAGCCCCCATTCGATATTTGGGCTAGCAGAGAGGCCCAGAAATTCTATATGGCTGAGCAGTCCCTGCTGGGGACTCATGAAGGAGTGGAGGAGACAGGGAGCAGCCTCTCCTCTCATCTCCCCTGGGTCCCCTTGGGAAATGGGAGCTAGGAGACGAAGGCCAGTTAGACTGCCTGCAGGGTGACTGTCCCGGCCACTGCCAGGCGAGGGCTGGGGGGAGGGTGGCAGAGGTGCGCCAGCCCTGAGAGATGTGTAAACAAGAAATGCCAACTCCAAATCGCAAGTGGAGAATACCCAGGGAGAGAGAGCTGTGGACCACTCCTGGGGTCAGTGTTTTGAGATGAGGAAACTAGTAGTCAGAGAAGTCAGGGCTGGTTCTCCCAGGAAGAAGGTACAGTGAGTGCAAAGGCATCAAGGCATGACTGGGAGGCGCGTGTTCCTGACACACAGAACTGAAGAGGGCTTGCTCTGTGCAGTGGGGCAGGGCAATTGAATCGGGGTAGGGGCCAGTGAGCTGGCGGAGTCTGGCCTGGGGTGGAGGTGTCCGGGTTCTGGTCCAGACTGGTTGGGATTGGGGgatcctttcttctctctcagggTCAGCACACCAAAAGTGTGTGGAA belongs to Pongo pygmaeus isolate AG05252 chromosome 2, NHGRI_mPonPyg2-v2.0_pri, whole genome shotgun sequence and includes:
- the CISH gene encoding cytokine-inducible SH2-containing protein isoform X2 encodes the protein MYLEHTSHCPYHDDDTAMDTPLPRPRPLLAVERSGQRPLWAPSLELPEPVMQPLPAGAFLEEVAEGTPAQTESEPKVLDPEEDLLCIAKTFSYLRESGWYWGSITASEARQHLQKMPEGTFLVRDSTHPSYLFTLSVKTTRGPTNVRIEYADSSFRLDSNCLSRPRILAFPDVVSLVQHYVASCTADTRSDSPDPAPTPALPMPKEDAPSDPALPAPPLATAVHLKLVQPFVRRSSARSLQHLCRLVINRLVADVDCLPLPRRMADYLRQYPFQL
- the CISH gene encoding cytokine-inducible SH2-containing protein isoform X1, with amino-acid sequence MVLCVQGPRPLLAVERSGQRPLWAPSLELPEPVMQPLPAGAFLEEVAEGTPAQTESEPKVLDPEEDLLCIAKTFSYLRESGWYWGSITASEARQHLQKMPEGTFLVRDSTHPSYLFTLSVKTTRGPTNVRIEYADSSFRLDSNCLSRPRILAFPDVVSLVQHYVASCTADTRSDSPDPAPTPALPMPKEDAPSDPALPAPPLATAVHLKLVQPFVRRSSARSLQHLCRLVINRLVADVDCLPLPRRMADYLRQYPFQL